In the Flagellimonas sp. MMG031 genome, one interval contains:
- a CDS encoding tetratricopeptide repeat protein yields MNRKNLLLFPILMGTFFVLSAQETKIYTHENKVYQDALALYNNGQYQAAQNIFESVKATTKDGETEANSAYYAANAAIRLNQRGADKMMEDFVERYPTSTKRNSAFLDVADYYFETGKYPYALKWYKKVDENSMPYSERDRFNFNNGYALYASKRPQEAERYLNKVTTSQKYGSQAKYYLGYIAYEQDDYNSASARFDQIQDPELLNEKLSYYQADLNFKLGKFEEAIAMAKKQLPKSNREEVSELNKIIGESYFNLEQYAEAIPYLEEYRGKRGKWNNTDYYLLGYSHYKLGDYEKAIQQFNKIIGGNNAVSQNAYYHLAECYLKLDKKSEALNAFRNASQMDYSPEIQKDAWLNYARLSYEIGNAYEPVPQVLTTYLETYPKDEHQMEIQELLVDSYITSRNFEGAMQLLEENQNYASKETYQKVAYYRGVELFIDGDYEAAWERFDKSVKSAANPNFEVRALYWKAESAYRLNRFEEALVDFVRFQKAPAAKSLSEYEQLDYNLGYTYFKLKDYNNAISYFQNVVGSNAIDDQRKNDGYLRLGDSYFVNSKYQLARKAYDTSSKMNGPERDYAAFQKTLCDGFLGNNTAKIDGLNEFLTMFPTSSLRDDALFELGNSYINNNQESLGLQTYDRIVDEYSGSKFAPRGLLRSGLVYYNSSRNQQALDKLKEVVQKYPNTQEAKQAVATAKLVYVDEGRVSEYAAWARNLDFVEVTDTELDNASFESAERKQIEGKTAAAIRGYEDYLKEFPNGLHAQNANFALAQLYFANGEKSKALPKYKAVADGGNGEYTEQALTRVCEIYVEQQDYTNAIPYLKRLENTADISENKTFAQSNLMKGFYGQKDYAQTIAYAEKVLNAPKIDNRIKSDAHVMIARSAIATDNEQLAKTAYQDVKQIASGELAAEAWYYDAYFKNKEQNFEASNESVQKLAKDYAAYKEWAGKGLVIMAKNFYRLGDAFQATYILESVISNFSEFEEIVSDAETELATIKAKEAESNSSVDPNQN; encoded by the coding sequence ATGAATCGAAAAAACCTCCTACTGTTTCCCATTTTAATGGGAACTTTTTTTGTGCTTTCTGCACAGGAAACCAAAATATACACCCACGAAAATAAAGTGTATCAAGATGCCTTGGCCCTCTACAACAATGGTCAGTATCAAGCCGCACAAAACATTTTCGAATCGGTAAAGGCCACTACCAAGGATGGCGAAACCGAGGCCAATAGTGCCTACTATGCTGCCAATGCCGCTATTCGGTTGAACCAGCGTGGCGCCGACAAAATGATGGAGGATTTTGTGGAGCGCTATCCAACGTCCACCAAGCGGAATTCAGCCTTTTTGGATGTGGCCGACTATTATTTTGAAACCGGAAAATATCCCTACGCGCTCAAGTGGTACAAAAAGGTGGATGAGAATTCCATGCCCTACTCGGAGCGCGACCGCTTTAACTTCAACAATGGCTACGCGCTCTATGCTTCCAAACGTCCGCAGGAGGCCGAGCGTTATTTGAACAAGGTCACGACTTCCCAAAAATATGGCTCACAGGCCAAATATTATTTAGGGTATATTGCCTACGAACAGGACGATTACAATTCGGCAAGCGCACGTTTCGACCAAATTCAGGACCCGGAGTTGCTCAATGAAAAGCTTTCGTACTATCAGGCCGACCTGAATTTTAAGCTGGGCAAGTTTGAGGAAGCCATCGCCATGGCCAAAAAGCAATTGCCCAAATCGAACCGCGAAGAGGTTTCTGAACTCAATAAAATTATTGGTGAGAGCTATTTCAACCTGGAACAATACGCAGAAGCCATTCCCTATTTGGAAGAATACAGGGGCAAACGCGGCAAATGGAACAATACCGATTATTATTTGTTGGGATATAGCCACTACAAATTGGGCGACTACGAAAAGGCCATTCAACAATTCAACAAAATTATTGGTGGAAACAATGCCGTTTCCCAAAACGCCTATTATCATTTGGCGGAATGCTATTTAAAGCTCGATAAAAAGTCCGAGGCCTTGAATGCGTTCCGAAATGCTTCGCAAATGGACTACAGCCCCGAAATCCAGAAAGATGCTTGGTTGAACTACGCCCGTTTGAGCTACGAAATCGGTAATGCCTACGAACCCGTTCCGCAAGTGTTGACCACTTATTTGGAAACCTATCCGAAGGATGAGCACCAAATGGAAATTCAGGAACTGTTGGTGGATTCGTATATCACCTCCAGGAATTTTGAAGGTGCGATGCAGTTATTGGAAGAAAACCAGAACTACGCCAGCAAGGAAACCTATCAAAAGGTAGCCTACTATCGTGGGGTGGAGCTTTTTATTGACGGCGACTACGAAGCAGCTTGGGAACGTTTTGACAAATCTGTCAAAAGTGCTGCCAATCCTAATTTTGAGGTACGTGCGCTGTACTGGAAGGCGGAATCAGCCTATCGTTTGAACCGTTTTGAGGAAGCTTTGGTGGATTTTGTGCGGTTCCAGAAAGCTCCAGCGGCCAAATCGCTTTCGGAATATGAGCAACTGGATTATAATTTGGGGTATACCTATTTCAAATTGAAAGATTACAACAATGCCATTTCCTATTTTCAGAATGTGGTAGGTTCCAATGCCATTGATGATCAACGTAAAAATGATGGTTATCTGCGGTTGGGCGACAGCTATTTTGTGAACAGTAAATACCAACTGGCCAGAAAGGCTTACGATACATCATCAAAGATGAACGGTCCGGAACGGGATTACGCGGCATTCCAAAAAACGCTGTGTGATGGCTTTTTGGGCAACAATACTGCCAAAATTGATGGTCTCAACGAATTTTTGACCATGTTCCCGACCTCTTCTTTACGGGATGATGCCTTGTTTGAACTGGGCAACTCCTATATTAACAATAATCAAGAAAGTTTAGGGTTGCAAACCTACGACCGTATCGTTGATGAGTACTCGGGCAGCAAGTTCGCGCCCCGTGGATTGTTGCGTTCCGGTTTGGTCTACTACAATTCCAGTCGTAACCAACAAGCGTTGGATAAGTTGAAGGAAGTTGTGCAAAAATATCCCAACACCCAAGAGGCCAAACAAGCCGTGGCTACGGCCAAATTGGTTTATGTGGATGAGGGAAGGGTGAGTGAATATGCCGCATGGGCCCGAAACCTCGATTTTGTGGAGGTGACCGATACGGAGCTGGACAACGCCAGTTTTGAATCGGCAGAACGAAAACAAATTGAAGGCAAGACCGCCGCTGCCATTCGTGGATATGAGGATTACCTCAAAGAGTTCCCCAACGGATTGCATGCCCAAAATGCCAATTTTGCGTTGGCACAACTCTATTTTGCGAACGGAGAAAAAAGCAAGGCATTGCCCAAATACAAGGCCGTGGCCGATGGCGGGAATGGAGAGTACACCGAACAGGCCCTGACCCGTGTTTGTGAAATTTATGTGGAACAACAAGATTACACCAATGCCATTCCCTACCTGAAACGATTGGAAAATACTGCTGATATCTCGGAGAACAAAACCTTTGCACAGTCCAATTTGATGAAAGGTTTTTACGGTCAGAAGGATTATGCACAGACCATCGCCTATGCCGAAAAGGTGTTGAATGCTCCCAAAATAGACAATCGCATCAAAAGTGATGCTCACGTCATGATTGCACGATCTGCCATAGCCACGGATAATGAACAATTGGCCAAAACAGCTTATCAGGATGTGAAACAAATCGCATCGGGAGAGCTAGCAGCCGAAGCGTGGTACTACGATGCCTATTTTAAAAATAAGGAACAGAATTTTGAGGCATCCAATGAATCCGTCCAAAAATTGGCCAAGGACTACGCTGCTTACAAGGAGTGGGCCGGTAAAGGGTTGGTGATCATGGCCAAGAACTTCTACCGTTTGGGAGATGCTTTCCAGGCCACCTACATTTTGGAAAGCGTGATTTCCAATTTTTCCGAGTTTGAGGAAATCGTTTCGGATGCAGAAACAGAGCTGGCCACGATCAAGGCCAAAGAAGCCGAGAGCAATTCATCCGTAGATCCCAACCAAAACTAA
- a CDS encoding LemA family protein → MTYLIALPMLILLLGILLFNNLISKKNKVEEAYSGIDVMLKKRTDLIPRLVNTVKGAMQHERETLTELTQLREKLLNKDTSPNDRFTMENQLGKLLGNIQLRAEAYPELKANQNFALLQNSLNEMEEQLSAARRAYNAAVNSFNNGMEMFPSNIVAKLMGYTNRTLFTIEPTEAKAPEVSF, encoded by the coding sequence ATGACATATTTGATTGCCCTCCCCATGCTGATTTTGTTGCTAGGAATTCTACTGTTCAACAATCTCATCAGCAAAAAAAACAAGGTCGAAGAAGCGTACAGTGGCATTGATGTGATGCTTAAAAAAAGAACGGACCTGATTCCACGCTTGGTCAATACGGTGAAAGGCGCCATGCAGCACGAGCGTGAAACGCTTACCGAACTCACCCAGCTACGGGAAAAACTCTTGAATAAGGATACTTCGCCCAATGACCGGTTTACGATGGAAAACCAACTAGGAAAGCTTTTGGGAAACATACAGCTACGGGCAGAAGCTTATCCTGAACTCAAAGCCAATCAGAATTTTGCGCTGCTGCAAAACAGTCTTAACGAAATGGAAGAACAATTATCTGCAGCTAGACGTGCCTACAACGCGGCGGTGAATTCATTTAACAATGGTATGGAGATGTTCCCTTCCAATATCGTTGCAAAACTGATGGGCTATACCAACAGAACACTTTTCACCATCGAACCAACAGAGGCTAAGGCCCCTGAAGTATCGTTCTAA
- a CDS encoding DUF3137 domain-containing protein, with protein sequence MVENKQKLLDKVAPLLQKAEIVRKKYRFYQGVYNKLILLFLMGMLSLVLMVFFNNIGFSRWMARVMPAQNFGVIQFAMTAYWLLFFILMIASYRFKNKFKQAEREILKIALDDIAPEFKFESHKQIPPQQIAESKLLHSFTPAKRNKKLPSLHNLNFGVLRGKVGNSSILMGDVNIINQGIYNSYLMFIPLLPHLLVTYNLVRPLFSKHRSTDYFGSHFVGMFAVVDFPKKFKGHTVILPDTLEKRVGYVAQTLQSLNLTRGQLVKMEDPEFEKHFVVYGTDQIEARYLLSPSLMQRITQLYQKINKPILLSFHKNKLYMGVRHAHGFLSLDKKKNLTETDVFGILYEDITTAVGIVEDLNLNRNIWNADTPVASN encoded by the coding sequence ATGGTGGAAAACAAACAGAAATTGTTGGACAAAGTGGCTCCTTTGCTCCAAAAAGCTGAGATTGTCAGAAAAAAGTATCGATTTTACCAAGGAGTTTACAACAAGCTAATCCTCTTGTTCTTAATGGGTATGTTGAGTTTGGTCTTGATGGTTTTCTTTAACAATATCGGTTTCAGCAGATGGATGGCACGGGTTATGCCTGCTCAAAATTTTGGTGTCATTCAATTTGCCATGACTGCCTATTGGCTTCTGTTCTTTATTTTGATGATAGCCTCCTATCGCTTCAAAAACAAGTTCAAACAAGCCGAACGGGAGATTCTAAAAATAGCTTTGGATGACATCGCTCCCGAATTCAAATTTGAGTCACATAAACAAATCCCCCCACAACAAATTGCCGAGAGCAAGCTGCTTCATAGTTTTACTCCAGCAAAGAGGAATAAAAAGTTGCCCAGCCTTCATAACCTCAACTTTGGAGTATTACGGGGAAAAGTCGGCAATTCTTCTATCCTGATGGGAGATGTCAACATCATCAACCAAGGGATTTACAATTCCTACCTCATGTTCATTCCCTTGCTCCCGCACTTATTGGTCACTTATAATTTAGTAAGGCCGTTGTTTTCCAAACACCGTTCCACAGATTATTTCGGAAGCCATTTTGTGGGGATGTTTGCCGTGGTGGATTTCCCCAAAAAATTCAAGGGCCATACCGTAATCCTACCCGACACCTTGGAGAAACGGGTTGGATATGTAGCCCAAACCCTCCAAAGTCTCAACCTGACCAGAGGCCAACTGGTGAAGATGGAGGATCCTGAGTTTGAAAAGCATTTTGTAGTCTACGGTACGGACCAAATTGAAGCTCGCTACCTCCTTTCACCCTCTTTGATGCAAAGGATAACACAACTTTATCAGAAAATAAACAAACCCATCCTGCTATCGTTTCACAAAAACAAATTGTATATGGGGGTGCGACATGCCCATGGTTTTTTGAGCTTGGACAAGAAAAAAAACCTAACCGAAACAGATGTGTTTGGCATACTGTACGAAGACATCACCACGGCGGTGGGCATTGTGGAAGACCTAAACCTCAATAGGAATATCTGGAACGCCGACACTCCGGTAGCTTCCAATTAA
- a CDS encoding ATP-binding cassette domain-containing protein yields MPETIVKLQDVAVFQNENLVLNHIDLEVKKGEFVYVIGKTGSGKSSFMKTLYADLPLRQGTGQVVDFDLKTLKERDIPFLRRKLGIVFQDFKLLPDRNVNNNLKFVLKATGWKDPKKMDDKIEEVLNKVGMKTKGFKFPHELSGGEQQRIAIARALLNDPELILADEPTGNLDPQTSVEVMKVLQDINQNGRTIIMATHDYALILKYPHKTLKCDGSKVFEVIQKAV; encoded by the coding sequence ATGCCCGAGACCATCGTAAAATTACAAGACGTTGCTGTATTCCAAAACGAGAACCTAGTCCTTAACCATATTGATTTAGAGGTAAAAAAAGGCGAGTTTGTCTATGTGATCGGAAAAACGGGGAGCGGGAAAAGTAGTTTTATGAAAACCCTCTATGCCGATCTGCCGCTTAGGCAAGGAACAGGGCAGGTGGTCGATTTTGATTTAAAAACCCTAAAGGAACGCGACATCCCTTTTTTAAGGCGAAAGCTAGGGATTGTTTTTCAGGATTTTAAGTTGCTTCCCGACCGAAACGTGAACAATAACTTAAAGTTTGTGCTGAAGGCTACCGGGTGGAAAGACCCCAAAAAGATGGACGATAAGATCGAGGAGGTTTTGAACAAAGTGGGTATGAAAACCAAAGGTTTTAAATTTCCCCACGAACTTTCCGGGGGCGAACAACAACGTATCGCCATTGCAAGGGCCCTTCTAAACGACCCCGAACTTATTTTGGCCGATGAGCCTACCGGAAACCTCGATCCGCAGACCAGCGTAGAAGTAATGAAGGTGCTGCAGGACATCAACCAGAACGGACGCACCATTATTATGGCCACGCACGACTACGCCTTAATCCTCAAATATCCGCACAAAACCCTAAAATGTGATGGCAGCAAGGTGTTTGAAGTCATCCAAAAGGCTGTTTAG